The Poseidonibacter antarcticus genome includes a region encoding these proteins:
- the ciaB gene encoding invasion protein CiaB, with protein sequence MNNDKFLTELDEVYGFLNTQKSNINKLISYLENNEFEKLTIIDDFAKYLDLPMSDDLRFALVTRLVNLRDDSLVQVLKKENKDETQIIEIQEDAYCFVRDFWHEKHKKTVDYIKNNNLLTPFYQAIFEGVYNVGLKMSSWQSLWTAHIINDVNKDLIKKFDGNEEKVFQYLEDNKLLDLGHNDMIADRSYSALVKEKDKYFSKAYINAFKIQTTAVIDALEEFEERLIELEDEVYGEKWNYILYIQSLIKAFAEDKTHLLVSRWADVDRNWMKIKSPIQIGHPLEYYEDHFRKAVALEWDIRLTNPEFSQDDNRVNKIKLAFAKIFTKQEQSEENKSVYDFSLKSLDKVQLYIGRPAIFFGAEFNGLFSAQVVPNDELVSKEEGKKIFAFSDEILQTSRAKPFLKLSSEIFGQEILKEDREFLFNQTESWHKVYDITTIGHEFGHILWCDEQTESVMNKTGNFKNIEEFKATTGGLVSFFLDESNDEKDLEKQVLIDTVKRAVGLMGWMEVDEVQPYYCEGLIHLSGLFDSKVLDWKEEKLIIDLSASKYEDLKKWYIQTYSSLAKHYLDKKDASEFLNLYAIKEEKYFLPVNDKINSFVKYYFKRYQEIGQELDTIDKKENYIR encoded by the coding sequence ATGAATAATGATAAATTTCTAACAGAATTAGATGAAGTTTATGGCTTTTTAAATACTCAAAAATCAAATATTAATAAACTAATCTCATATTTAGAAAATAATGAATTTGAAAAATTAACGATTATAGATGATTTTGCGAAATACCTTGATCTTCCTATGAGTGATGATTTAAGATTTGCATTAGTTACAAGACTTGTAAATTTAAGAGATGATTCACTTGTACAAGTTCTAAAAAAAGAGAACAAAGATGAAACACAAATAATAGAAATTCAAGAAGATGCTTATTGTTTTGTTAGAGATTTCTGGCATGAAAAACATAAAAAAACTGTTGATTATATAAAAAATAATAACTTATTAACTCCATTTTATCAAGCAATTTTTGAAGGTGTTTATAATGTAGGTTTAAAAATGTCATCATGGCAGAGTTTATGGACTGCACATATTATAAATGATGTAAACAAAGACTTAATAAAAAAATTTGATGGTAATGAAGAAAAAGTATTCCAATATCTTGAAGATAATAAATTACTTGATTTAGGTCATAACGATATGATTGCAGATAGATCATATTCAGCACTAGTAAAAGAAAAAGATAAATACTTTTCAAAAGCTTATATCAATGCTTTTAAAATTCAAACTACTGCTGTTATTGATGCACTAGAAGAGTTTGAAGAAAGATTAATTGAACTTGAAGATGAAGTTTATGGTGAAAAATGGAATTATATTTTATATATTCAATCACTTATAAAAGCTTTTGCAGAAGATAAAACACATCTTTTAGTATCAAGATGGGCTGATGTTGATAGAAATTGGATGAAAATAAAATCTCCTATTCAAATTGGACATCCATTAGAATATTATGAAGATCATTTTAGAAAAGCAGTTGCTTTAGAATGGGATATTAGATTAACTAATCCTGAATTTTCACAAGATGATAATAGAGTTAATAAAATAAAATTAGCATTTGCTAAAATATTTACAAAACAAGAACAATCAGAAGAAAATAAATCTGTTTATGATTTTTCACTAAAATCACTTGATAAAGTTCAATTGTATATAGGTCGTCCTGCAATATTTTTTGGGGCAGAATTTAATGGATTATTTTCAGCTCAAGTTGTTCCAAATGATGAACTAGTTTCAAAAGAAGAAGGTAAAAAGATTTTTGCTTTTTCAGATGAAATTCTTCAAACAAGTCGTGCTAAACCATTTTTAAAACTAAGTAGTGAAATTTTTGGACAAGAAATATTAAAAGAAGATAGAGAATTTTTATTTAATCAAACAGAATCTTGGCACAAGGTTTATGATATTACAACAATTGGTCATGAATTTGGTCATATTTTATGGTGTGATGAACAAACAGAATCTGTTATGAATAAAACAGGTAATTTTAAAAATATCGAAGAATTTAAAGCAACAACTGGTGGATTAGTATCTTTCTTTTTAGATGAATCAAATGATGAAAAAGATTTAGAAAAACAAGTATTAATAGATACAGTTAAAAGAGCTGTTGGATTAATGGGTTGGATGGAAGTTGATGAAGTTCAACCATATTATTGTGAAGGTTTAATTCATTTAAGTGGATTATTTGACTCAAAAGTATTAGATTGGAAAGAAGAAAAATTAATAATTGATTTATCAGCTTCAAAATATGAAGACCTTAAAAAATGGTATATTCAAACATATTCATCTTTAGCAAAACATTATCTTGATAAAAAAGATGCAAGTGAATTTTTAAATTTATATGCAATTAAAGAAGAAAAATATTTTTTACCTGTAAATGATAAAATAAACTCATTTGTAAAATACTACTTTAAAAGATACCAAGAAATTGGTCAAGAATTAGACACTATTGATAAAAAAGAAAACTATATTAGATAA
- a CDS encoding FeoA family protein: MYKTIVDCAINKSYLIKKLHTTGALRQRLISFGILKGVEIKYLSSTNLHATYEIQVGKMIIALRKEEAMKIEVQNYETN, encoded by the coding sequence ATGTATAAAACAATAGTAGATTGTGCGATTAATAAATCTTATCTTATAAAAAAATTGCATACGACAGGTGCATTAAGACAAAGACTTATCTCATTTGGAATACTAAAAGGTGTTGAAATAAAATATCTTTCTTCGACAAATCTTCATGCAACGTATGAAATACAAGTTGGAAAGATGATTATTGCTTTAAGAAAAGAAGAAGCTATGAAAATAGAGGTGCAAAATTATGAAACAAATTAA
- the feoB gene encoding ferrous iron transport protein B: MKQIKIALVGQPNVGKSMLTNAMGDTTLHVGNFSGVTVEKKEIKFKYKDYLITIVDLPGTYMLTNYSMEEKVTSDFLKNEEYDLILNVADSTNLERNLQLTSELLNLDKKMLLALNMSDEAKKEKIEINSKLMEELMGISITKVSAVTKEGVSTLLQNIVNTYENEKRENKLIFSEAIEEEIRNITEHLEENKYESEYSYRKIAIDLISENKQTYKKLHDEPIWITLQTILLDAIKHIQTHNEDEAMIDIFAEEYMSFNKGILLETVKVNKLDSSKITTTQKIDNILIHPFLGIPIFLFLMWGLFQLTFEVGSIPMDWIDAFFGWLGDLVGATIVNDDLRSLVVDGIIGGVGAVVLFVPNIIILFVGIALLEGTGYMSRVAYLLDGFFHKFGLHGQSFIPLVTGFGCSIPAYMGARILKNDRDRLLTLFIIGFMSCGARLPVYVLFIGAFFEPQYAGNALFAIYISGAILGILLAKVLKMTAFKGENEPFVMEMPKYRLPSAVLIWHTVKIKTLMYLKKAGTFIAAASILVWFLSNYPKNEVLTFDYQQQIAVAQESQKDDLSNLLNEKLLEQSYLGQVGKFIEPIFEPLGMDWKMAVALQTGLAAKEVVVSTLGVLYSLGGDVDEENSTLQQRLSDHIPFASAVAFIVIMMTYLPCLAATVVFSREAGGFKYVLYLFAFTTTVAYSFAFIAYKVALLF; encoded by the coding sequence ATGAAACAAATTAAAATTGCACTAGTAGGTCAACCAAATGTTGGTAAAAGTATGCTTACAAATGCTATGGGAGACACTACACTTCATGTAGGAAACTTTTCAGGTGTAACTGTAGAAAAAAAAGAGATAAAATTTAAATACAAAGATTATTTAATCACTATTGTTGATCTTCCTGGTACATATATGCTTACAAATTATTCTATGGAAGAAAAAGTTACAAGTGACTTTTTGAAAAATGAAGAGTATGATTTGATTTTAAATGTTGCGGATTCTACGAATCTTGAAAGAAATCTTCAACTTACATCTGAACTTCTTAACCTAGATAAAAAAATGCTTCTTGCTTTAAATATGTCAGATGAAGCAAAAAAAGAGAAAATTGAAATAAATTCTAAGCTAATGGAAGAACTTATGGGTATTAGTATCACTAAAGTTTCTGCTGTTACAAAAGAAGGTGTATCAACATTACTTCAAAATATTGTAAATACTTATGAAAATGAAAAAAGAGAAAATAAACTTATTTTTAGTGAAGCAATTGAAGAAGAAATACGAAATATTACTGAGCATTTAGAAGAAAATAAATATGAAAGTGAATATTCTTATCGTAAAATTGCAATAGATTTAATAAGTGAAAATAAACAAACATACAAAAAATTACACGATGAACCTATTTGGATAACACTTCAAACTATTTTATTAGATGCAATCAAACATATACAAACACATAATGAAGATGAAGCAATGATAGATATTTTTGCAGAAGAATATATGTCTTTTAACAAAGGAATATTACTTGAAACTGTAAAAGTAAATAAGCTAGATAGTTCTAAAATCACTACAACACAAAAAATAGATAATATTCTAATCCACCCTTTTTTAGGAATTCCTATATTTTTATTTTTAATGTGGGGATTATTTCAATTAACATTTGAAGTAGGTTCTATTCCTATGGATTGGATTGATGCATTTTTTGGATGGTTGGGTGATTTAGTAGGTGCAACTATTGTCAATGATGATTTAAGGTCACTTGTAGTTGATGGAATCATAGGTGGAGTTGGTGCTGTTGTTTTATTTGTTCCTAATATTATCATTTTATTTGTAGGAATTGCTCTACTTGAAGGAACTGGATATATGTCAAGGGTTGCATATTTACTTGATGGTTTCTTCCATAAGTTTGGATTACACGGACAATCTTTTATTCCTTTAGTAACTGGTTTTGGTTGCTCTATTCCTGCTTATATGGGTGCTAGGATTCTAAAAAATGATAGAGATAGATTATTGACTTTATTTATCATTGGATTTATGAGTTGTGGTGCAAGATTACCTGTTTATGTATTATTTATAGGTGCTTTTTTTGAACCTCAATATGCAGGAAATGCTCTTTTTGCTATTTATATTAGTGGTGCTATTCTTGGTATATTATTAGCAAAAGTATTAAAAATGACTGCTTTTAAAGGTGAAAATGAACCATTTGTAATGGAAATGCCAAAATATAGATTACCCTCTGCTGTTTTAATATGGCATACAGTAAAAATCAAAACACTAATGTATCTAAAAAAAGCAGGAACATTTATTGCCGCTGCTTCAATACTAGTTTGGTTTTTAAGTAATTATCCAAAAAATGAAGTTTTAACATTTGATTACCAACAACAAATAGCAGTAGCACAAGAATCACAAAAAGATGATTTATCAAATCTTTTAAATGAAAAACTTTTAGAACAAAGTTACTTAGGACAAGTTGGGAAATTTATAGAACCAATATTTGAACCATTAGGAATGGATTGGAAAATGGCAGTTGCCTTACAAACAGGACTAGCTGCAAAAGAAGTTGTAGTTTCAACGCTTGGAGTTTTATACTCTTTAGGTGGTGATGTTGATGAAGAAAACAGTACTTTACAACAAAGACTATCAGATCATATTCCCTTTGCATCAGCGGTTGCATTTATTGTAATTATGATGACGTATTTACCTTGTTTGGCTGCAACTGTAGTTTTCTCAAGAGAAGCTGGTGGATTTAAGTATGTACTGTATTTATTTGCTTTTACAACAACAGTTGCATATTCGTTTGCATTTATTGCTTATAAAGTAGCCTTGCTATTTTAA
- a CDS encoding DEAD/DEAH box helicase family protein: MKLQFKTQNYQSEATKAITDLFIGQEKGLREDIIDRKIVKNGLLEEEIIIKRFSNQELSPNINMLENIQNVQKKDPLLKQSLDLKAGLNFTIEMETGTGKTYVYTKSCFELNKLYGWSKFIIVVPSIAIREGVHKSLEITKEHFKEQYNKTIRYFIYDTKNSSNLTNISNFSNSSNIEVMIVNYQAFATSSKESRKIYKDQDSMQSLRPIDVLNRTKPILIIDEPQRLGKTAESKLKEFKALFTLRFSATHKDDFHKIYRLDAIDAYNQKLVKKISVKAIDVQGDSATGGYVFFDTIILSKNNPQALIEIDIKQKSSIVKKSKKVQEGDNLYDLSQNLAQYQDSYIVTSIDARTNTIKFLNGITLSAGEVVGSVEEKHLRRIQIRETIKSHIQKEKVLFEKGIKVLSLFFIDEVAKYRIYDENNNKIKSEYEEVFEEEYKKVIEENRTLFDEEYFKYIDKFDTNTIHKGYFSIDKKGKAITKESDILKDVNAYDLIMKDKEKLLDFKEPTRFIFSHSALKEGWDNPNVFQICTLKHSNSTDSKRQEIGRGLRICVDKHGIRQDFTKLESQFFDINNLTVIASESYDEFAKTLQKEILESLSRETKITAKVLEKITLKNEKGEVLIISKPLAKELFEDWKEKGYIGEDEFISQKAIKDIKNDDFELPQSFEGFEKEIKEIIKQASSSANVKNMIDNDKSNNEIKLEPNENFYKKEFQTLWQKINKQASYTINIDSKELIKNSIESINQTLEVQKVKVQIISSTQKENLRIDDLSKDKSILDEAQNTYERMDYELGFTKYDLIGEIVKSSQITRKTAVEILSKIRENKFAMFKANPEDFILKITKIINTQKVKLIISGIKYFKTNKEYDTNIFTVPNFKCNLSRTTGDTIEVKKHIYDYLKADSKVEKNFAYDMDNGQVVVYAKLPNDFKIPTPLGGYNPDWAVVFERSDKKDIYFIAETKGNCEELQLKGSEDLKIAYAKKYFEFLEDENITYDCVKDYEQLVDKILK, from the coding sequence ATGAAACTACAGTTTAAAACACAAAACTATCAAAGTGAAGCCACAAAGGCTATTACAGACTTATTTATAGGTCAAGAAAAAGGTTTAAGAGAAGATATAATAGATAGAAAAATAGTAAAAAATGGACTCCTTGAAGAAGAAATAATCATCAAAAGATTTTCAAATCAAGAACTATCACCAAATATAAATATGCTTGAAAATATCCAAAATGTACAAAAGAAAGATCCATTATTAAAGCAAAGCCTTGATTTAAAAGCAGGATTAAACTTCACAATTGAGATGGAAACAGGAACAGGAAAAACCTATGTTTATACAAAATCTTGTTTTGAATTAAATAAGCTTTATGGATGGAGCAAATTTATAATAGTAGTTCCAAGTATTGCAATAAGAGAAGGTGTTCATAAATCATTAGAAATTACAAAAGAGCATTTTAAAGAACAGTATAATAAAACAATAAGATATTTTATCTACGATACAAAAAACAGCTCAAACCTTACAAATATTAGCAACTTTTCAAATAGTTCAAATATAGAAGTAATGATAGTAAATTATCAAGCTTTTGCAACAAGTTCAAAAGAATCAAGAAAAATATATAAAGACCAAGATTCAATGCAATCATTGCGTCCAATAGATGTACTAAATAGAACAAAACCAATACTTATAATAGATGAACCACAAAGATTAGGGAAAACTGCTGAGTCAAAGTTAAAAGAGTTTAAAGCATTGTTTACATTAAGATTTAGTGCAACTCATAAGGATGATTTTCATAAAATTTATCGCCTTGATGCAATTGATGCTTATAATCAAAAATTAGTAAAAAAAATATCAGTAAAAGCCATAGATGTACAAGGTGATAGTGCAACAGGTGGATATGTATTTTTTGATACAATAATTTTAAGCAAAAACAATCCCCAAGCACTAATAGAAATAGATATAAAACAAAAAAGTTCAATAGTAAAAAAGAGCAAAAAAGTACAAGAGGGTGACAATCTATATGACTTATCACAAAATTTAGCCCAATATCAAGATTCTTATATAGTAACTTCAATAGATGCAAGAACAAATACAATCAAGTTTTTAAATGGAATTACATTAAGTGCAGGTGAGGTTGTAGGAAGTGTTGAAGAGAAGCATTTAAGAAGAATACAAATAAGAGAAACAATAAAAAGTCATATTCAAAAAGAGAAAGTTTTATTTGAAAAAGGAATAAAAGTATTAAGTCTATTTTTTATTGATGAGGTTGCAAAATATAGAATTTATGATGAAAATAACAATAAAATAAAATCAGAATATGAAGAGGTTTTTGAAGAAGAATACAAAAAAGTAATAGAAGAAAACCGTACACTTTTTGATGAAGAATATTTTAAATATATTGATAAATTTGATACAAATACTATTCATAAAGGATATTTTTCTATTGATAAAAAAGGTAAAGCTATCACAAAAGAAAGTGATATATTAAAAGATGTAAATGCTTATGATTTGATTATGAAAGACAAAGAAAAACTTTTGGATTTTAAAGAGCCTACAAGATTTATTTTTTCTCATAGTGCCTTAAAAGAGGGTTGGGATAATCCAAATGTATTTCAAATATGTACATTAAAACACTCAAATAGTACAGATAGTAAAAGACAAGAAATAGGTCGAGGGCTTAGAATTTGTGTAGATAAACATGGAATTAGACAAGATTTTACAAAACTAGAATCACAATTTTTTGATATAAATAACCTAACTGTAATTGCTAGTGAATCTTATGATGAATTTGCAAAAACTTTACAAAAAGAGATATTAGAAAGTCTAAGCCGAGAAACAAAAATCACAGCAAAAGTCTTAGAAAAAATAACACTAAAAAATGAAAAAGGTGAAGTTTTAATAATATCAAAACCTTTAGCAAAAGAGCTTTTTGAAGATTGGAAAGAAAAAGGTTATATAGGGGAAGATGAGTTTATAAGTCAAAAGGCTATAAAAGATATTAAAAATGATGATTTTGAATTACCACAAAGTTTTGAAGGTTTTGAAAAAGAGATAAAAGAAATAATCAAACAAGCAAGTTCAAGTGCAAATGTAAAAAATATGATAGATAATGATAAATCAAATAATGAAATAAAACTAGAACCAAATGAAAACTTTTATAAAAAAGAGTTTCAAACTTTATGGCAAAAAATAAATAAACAAGCAAGTTATACTATAAATATTGATTCAAAAGAGTTAATAAAAAATAGTATAGAATCAATAAATCAAACTCTTGAAGTACAAAAAGTAAAGGTTCAAATAATTAGTTCAACACAAAAAGAAAACTTAAGAATAGATGATTTATCAAAAGATAAATCTATTTTAGATGAAGCACAAAATACTTATGAAAGAATGGATTATGAACTAGGTTTTACAAAATATGATTTAATAGGTGAAATAGTAAAAAGTAGCCAAATTACTAGAAAAACAGCAGTAGAAATTTTATCAAAAATAAGAGAAAACAAATTTGCAATGTTCAAAGCAAACCCAGAAGATTTTATTTTAAAGATAACAAAGATAATAAATACACAAAAAGTAAAACTAATAATAAGTGGAATAAAATATTTTAAAACTAATAAAGAATATGATACAAATATTTTTACAGTTCCAAACTTCAAATGTAATTTATCAAGAACAACAGGAGATACAATAGAAGTAAAAAAACATATTTATGATTATCTAAAAGCTGATTCAAAAGTAGAAAAAAACTTTGCTTATGATATGGATAATGGACAAGTTGTAGTCTATGCAAAACTACCAAATGATTTCAAAATCCCAACACCACTTGGTGGATACAATCCCGATTGGGCAGTAGTTTTTGAAAGAAGTGATAAAAAAGATATATATTTTATAGCTGAAACAAAAGGAAATTGTGAAGAGTTACAATTAAAAGGAAGTGAAGATTTGAAAATAGCCTATGCTAAAAAATATTTTGAATTTTTAGAAGATGAAAATATTACTTATGATTGTGTAAAAGATTATGAGCAGTTAGTAGATAAGATTCTAAAATAA
- a CDS encoding site-specific DNA-methyltransferase has protein sequence MNELKLNKLNKLKMQTANITDENIEKLAKLFPNIISEKKDGNTVKKAVDFDLLKQILSENIVEGDDERYRLDWPGKKASLLKANTPIKKTLRPSIEESKDFENTQNLYIEGDNFEVLKLLQESYLNKIKMIYIDPPYNTGKDFVYKDNFKESKENFEEKIGLKDEEENKLFKNTDSNGRFHSDWLSMMYERLLVSRNLLKDDGVIFISIDDNEVHNLRKICDEVFGEGNFVSQIPWQARQSIQNDTDLSSSHEYIVSYAKIRRQTNRRLKEVNKELWFKEKSFACYPIPLDKGKFANPDNDSRGIWKADPFDAPNIRPNLTYPIINPNTNEIHMPPNGRCWRTEEKNYKEWLSDKRIVFGKTGDGRPQLKVFYEEKKEFGSVPNTWFDGNSYGTATKGTKLLQSLFNSSPFDTPKPIKLIQQLMILSTKKDDLILDFFSGSATTAHAVIDLNAQDIGNRKYIMVQLSEVTDEKSEAFKAGYKTIPEIGKERIRRAGEKIIEDNKDKENIKNLDIGFRVLKTDSSNFKDVYYHPNDLGQKDLFNLESNIKEDRDELDLLFQIMLDLGIELDLKITKEIVDDKTIFILENSELVACFSQNISLEVIEKIKAHNPYKVVLKDGCFANDTDKINAIQDLSQNSSVSVI, from the coding sequence TTGAATGAACTAAAGCTAAACAAGTTAAACAAGCTAAAAATGCAAACAGCAAATATAACAGATGAAAACATAGAAAAACTAGCCAAACTTTTTCCAAATATAATAAGTGAAAAAAAGGATGGAAACACAGTTAAAAAAGCAGTAGACTTTGACCTTTTAAAACAAATACTAAGTGAAAATATAGTTGAAGGTGATGATGAAAGATATAGACTAGATTGGCCAGGTAAAAAGGCAAGTTTACTAAAAGCAAATACACCTATAAAAAAGACACTAAGACCAAGTATAGAAGAATCAAAAGATTTTGAAAATACGCAAAATTTATATATAGAAGGTGATAACTTTGAAGTGCTAAAACTTCTACAAGAAAGCTACCTAAACAAAATCAAAATGATATATATAGACCCACCTTATAATACAGGAAAAGACTTTGTATATAAAGATAACTTCAAAGAGAGCAAAGAAAATTTTGAAGAGAAAATCGGCTTAAAAGATGAAGAAGAAAACAAACTATTTAAAAATACAGACTCAAATGGAAGATTTCATAGTGATTGGTTAAGTATGATGTATGAAAGGCTTTTAGTTTCAAGAAATTTACTAAAAGATGACGGAGTTATTTTTATATCAATTGATGATAATGAAGTTCATAATTTGAGAAAGATTTGTGATGAGGTTTTTGGTGAGGGGAATTTTGTTAGTCAAATTCCTTGGCAAGCAAGGCAATCAATTCAAAATGATACAGATTTAAGTAGTAGTCATGAGTATATAGTTAGCTATGCAAAAATTAGAAGACAAACAAATAGACGATTAAAAGAAGTAAATAAAGAATTATGGTTTAAAGAAAAATCTTTTGCTTGTTATCCTATTCCTCTTGATAAGGGTAAGTTTGCTAATCCAGATAATGATTCACGAGGTATCTGGAAAGCAGATCCTTTTGACGCACCTAATATAAGACCAAATTTAACTTATCCTATAATAAATCCAAATACTAATGAGATACATATGCCTCCAAATGGAAGATGCTGGAGAACTGAAGAAAAAAACTATAAAGAATGGTTATCTGATAAGCGTATAGTTTTTGGAAAAACAGGAGATGGAAGACCTCAATTAAAAGTTTTTTATGAAGAAAAAAAAGAATTTGGTAGTGTACCTAATACTTGGTTTGACGGTAATAGTTATGGAACGGCAACAAAAGGCACAAAATTATTACAATCTTTGTTTAATAGTTCACCCTTTGATACTCCAAAACCAATTAAACTTATTCAACAATTAATGATTCTATCTACAAAAAAAGACGACCTAATCCTAGACTTCTTCTCAGGTTCAGCAACAACAGCTCATGCAGTTATTGACTTAAATGCCCAAGATATTGGAAATAGAAAATACATCATGGTGCAACTTTCAGAAGTTACGGATGAAAAAAGTGAAGCTTTTAAAGCAGGATACAAAACAATTCCAGAAATAGGAAAAGAACGAATCAGAAGAGCAGGAGAAAAAATCATAGAAGATAACAAAGACAAAGAAAATATCAAAAACCTAGACATAGGTTTTAGAGTTTTAAAAACAGATTCTTCTAACTTCAAAGATGTATATTATCATCCAAATGATTTAGGACAAAAAGATTTATTTAATCTTGAATCAAATATTAAAGAAGATAGAGATGAATTAGATTTATTATTTCAAATTATGTTAGATTTAGGAATAGAATTAGACTTAAAAATCACAAAAGAAATAGTAGATGATAAAACAATATTTATCTTAGAAAACAGCGAATTAGTTGCGTGTTTTAGTCAAAACATTTCACTAGAAGTTATAGAAAAAATAAAAGCACACAATCCATATAAAGTAGTACTAAAAGATGGATGTTTTGCAAATGACACAGATAAAATAAACGCCATACAAGACCTAAGCCAAAACTCTAGTGTATCGGTGATATAA
- a CDS encoding DUF4391 domain-containing protein encodes MHDFKLPSASIVNRFLPKKVFEEKIKNAKKIFKSIIKITLKHKLCSQSINTPETKNIKEILIIQIKLNEKEVPKEAIKNISKLINRPILYEIVYEEEYCFAIFTLDNSKCFLSPWNEKKEFNFQDINLEKIYENTVKTFLNTKNETLNLNELIKKEKEIQELKKQISTLENKIKKEKVFKRQLELSRSLKPLQTQLQEELKNIQKDEN; translated from the coding sequence ATGCACGATTTTAAACTACCATCAGCAAGTATTGTAAATAGATTTTTACCCAAAAAAGTTTTTGAAGAAAAAATTAAAAATGCAAAAAAAATATTTAAAAGCATAATTAAAATAACTCTAAAACATAAACTATGTTCTCAAAGTATAAATACACCAGAAACAAAAAATATAAAAGAAATACTAATAATCCAAATAAAACTAAATGAAAAAGAAGTACCAAAAGAGGCTATAAAAAACATATCAAAGCTAATAAACAGACCTATTTTATATGAGATTGTTTATGAAGAAGAGTATTGTTTTGCAATATTTACTTTGGATAATAGCAAATGTTTTTTATCACCTTGGAATGAAAAAAAAGAGTTTAACTTTCAAGATATAAATCTTGAGAAAATTTATGAAAATACAGTAAAAACTTTTTTAAATACCAAAAATGAAACTTTAAACCTAAATGAACTAATCAAAAAAGAAAAGGAAATACAAGAGCTTAAAAAACAGATTTCAACACTAGAAAATAAAATCAAAAAAGAAAAAGTATTTAAACGCCAACTTGAACTATCAAGAAGCTTAAAACCACTACAAACACAACTACAAGAAGAATTAAAAAACATACAAAAGGATGAAAATTGA